In the Salinirubrum litoreum genome, one interval contains:
- a CDS encoding cation:proton antiporter: MTAAGGPLPPLLTVGVVVTAIALAGAVAKRFGQSVIPAYILAGIVLGPSVPRHLGPIRLAVVDPSGYIDVFAELGVVALLFFLGLHVSVGELLSNRRAILGSSALDFLLNYAAGFGLAILFGFSTLEALFVAGIVYMSSSAIITKSLIERGWIVEPESEPILGTLVAEDLLIAVYLTFLSSVVLGGDGLVDAALGVGRGFLLLGAVAVVGWRGTDLLDRFFASDSDELFLLRVFGVMALLAGVGLTLGVSEGVTAFFVGAALGPTDHAERIERVIDPARDLFAGLFFFGVGATTSLLALSSVAGFLAVALVVTTVTKLVSGTLGGKLYGLDSRRSFRVGVGLVARGEFSLVLAALAGSAAGDRLGSLVPEFAVGYVLVMSVLGTLLIRHEADLLALGGRLIPGYSAPQVDGGRA, encoded by the coding sequence ATGACCGCCGCTGGCGGCCCGCTTCCGCCGCTGTTGACGGTCGGCGTCGTCGTCACCGCCATCGCACTCGCCGGTGCCGTCGCCAAGCGATTCGGGCAGTCGGTGATCCCGGCGTACATCCTCGCCGGCATCGTCCTCGGGCCGAGCGTCCCGCGACACCTCGGTCCGATCCGACTCGCGGTCGTGGACCCCTCGGGCTACATCGACGTCTTCGCCGAACTCGGCGTCGTCGCCCTGCTCTTCTTTCTCGGTCTCCACGTCAGCGTCGGCGAACTACTGTCGAACCGCCGCGCCATCCTGGGCAGCTCCGCCCTCGACTTCCTGCTGAACTACGCCGCCGGCTTCGGACTGGCGATCCTGTTCGGCTTCTCGACCCTCGAAGCCCTGTTCGTCGCCGGCATCGTCTACATGTCCTCCAGCGCGATCATCACGAAGTCGCTGATCGAACGCGGCTGGATCGTCGAACCCGAGAGCGAACCCATCCTCGGGACGCTGGTCGCCGAAGACCTGCTGATCGCGGTCTACCTGACGTTCCTCTCGTCGGTCGTGCTCGGCGGCGACGGACTGGTCGACGCCGCACTCGGCGTCGGCCGCGGGTTCCTGCTTCTCGGTGCTGTCGCAGTCGTCGGCTGGCGCGGCACCGACCTGCTCGATCGCTTCTTCGCCAGCGACTCGGACGAACTCTTTCTGCTCCGAGTGTTCGGCGTGATGGCACTCCTCGCGGGCGTCGGCCTGACGCTCGGTGTCAGCGAGGGCGTGACGGCGTTCTTCGTCGGTGCCGCGCTCGGGCCGACCGACCACGCCGAGCGCATCGAGCGCGTCATCGACCCGGCGCGAGACCTGTTCGCGGGGCTGTTCTTCTTCGGTGTCGGCGCGACGACCAGCCTCCTCGCGCTGTCGAGCGTCGCGGGCTTCCTCGCGGTCGCGCTGGTCGTGACGACTGTGACGAAACTCGTCTCCGGCACCCTCGGCGGGAAGCTGTACGGACTGGACTCCCGGCGATCCTTCCGGGTCGGCGTCGGTCTCGTCGCTCGGGGCGAGTTCTCGCTGGTCCTCGCGGCACTGGCGGGGTCGGCGGCCGGCGACCGACTCGGGTCGCTGGTACCGGAGTTCGCGGTCGGCTACGTGCTGGTGATGAGCGTGCTCGGCACCCTGCTGATCCGGCACGAGGCGGACCTGCTCGCGCTGGGTGGGCGACTGATCCCGGGCTACTCCGCCCCACAGGTCGACGGAGGTCGCGCGTGA
- a CDS encoding permease, whose amino-acid sequence MALVETILAGIGLALDMAWETWWALVLGFTITGAVEEFTTEEGMTKYLGDDGWREVGLGTAFGAATSSCSFSAVATAKTLYKKGASPVSSLAAFQFAATDLVVELGLVMWILLGWQFVAADFFGGLIAVGVLVVVFRRVPQAWWDEAYEHVLALEESTCALCGMTAEPADDDTVETTHDGESVYFCCAGCQSAWANKNDADLDADDGPEMLSTEGWKRVSANAVREWDMLWEDIALGFLIAGLIGAFVPRAWWATLFGTGDGFLFVLTSAVIAVVIGVVTFICSVGNVPFALILWSNGIAFGSVLTFIFADLIIPPIVNAYRRYYGSRMAAVLFLSMAAAAIVAGVTVHYVFDFLQLIPAQGQAGGTAPEGYTLVGNLLATPVFLLQVTTAYGTDTVGDAVLTVIGVLGTVYWKLERTYGVLASASKTLATALATVIEALVTVAGAVGSAVATAQEAVNDEEETDDFAPRSVDTTTSSEGGED is encoded by the coding sequence ATGGCTCTCGTCGAAACCATTCTGGCAGGCATCGGTCTCGCCCTCGACATGGCGTGGGAGACGTGGTGGGCACTCGTCCTCGGCTTCACCATCACCGGCGCGGTCGAGGAGTTCACGACCGAGGAAGGGATGACGAAATACCTCGGCGACGACGGCTGGAGGGAAGTCGGACTCGGCACCGCGTTCGGCGCGGCGACCTCCTCGTGTTCCTTCTCGGCGGTCGCCACCGCGAAGACGCTCTACAAGAAGGGCGCCTCGCCGGTCTCCTCGCTCGCGGCCTTCCAGTTCGCGGCGACCGACCTCGTCGTCGAACTAGGGCTCGTGATGTGGATTCTCCTCGGCTGGCAGTTCGTCGCCGCCGACTTCTTCGGCGGCCTGATCGCGGTCGGCGTCCTCGTCGTCGTCTTCCGGCGCGTCCCCCAAGCGTGGTGGGACGAGGCGTACGAACACGTTCTCGCGCTCGAAGAATCGACCTGCGCGCTCTGTGGGATGACGGCGGAACCGGCAGACGACGACACCGTCGAGACGACCCACGACGGCGAGTCGGTGTACTTCTGCTGTGCCGGCTGTCAATCGGCGTGGGCGAACAAGAACGACGCAGACCTCGACGCCGACGACGGCCCCGAGATGCTCTCGACCGAGGGCTGGAAGCGCGTCTCCGCGAACGCCGTCCGCGAGTGGGACATGCTCTGGGAGGACATCGCCCTCGGCTTCCTGATCGCCGGCCTGATCGGTGCGTTCGTCCCCCGCGCGTGGTGGGCGACGCTGTTCGGCACCGGCGACGGCTTCCTGTTCGTCCTGACGAGCGCGGTCATCGCGGTCGTCATCGGCGTCGTGACGTTCATCTGCTCGGTCGGGAACGTCCCCTTCGCGCTGATCCTCTGGTCGAACGGCATCGCCTTCGGATCGGTGCTCACCTTCATCTTCGCGGACCTGATCATCCCGCCCATCGTCAACGCCTACCGGCGTTACTACGGGTCGCGGATGGCCGCCGTCCTGTTCCTCTCGATGGCCGCCGCCGCTATCGTCGCGGGCGTCACGGTCCACTACGTCTTCGACTTCCTCCAGTTGATACCCGCGCAGGGACAGGCCGGCGGGACGGCCCCGGAAGGGTACACCCTCGTCGGGAACCTCCTCGCCACGCCGGTCTTCCTGCTCCAGGTGACGACTGCCTACGGGACCGACACCGTCGGCGATGCAGTGCTCACGGTGATCGGTGTCCTCGGGACGGTCTACTGGAAACTCGAACGGACGTACGGCGTGCTCGCGTCGGCATCGAAGACGCTGGCCACCGCGCTTGCGACCGTGATCGAGGCGCTCGTGACGGTCGCCGGTGCGGTCGGGTCGGCGGTCGCCACGGCACAGGAAGCCGTGAACGACGAGGAGGAGACCGACGACTTCGCGCCGAGGAGCGTAGACACCACCACGTCCTCGGAGGGCGGGGAGGACTGA
- a CDS encoding cation:proton antiporter regulatory subunit, with translation MTLYETTIPGVGRKFEIDCGTETLVALVHHDGKRELFRDGDDRHERLASLSDREARQLGSVLAGTYYQPVQLDDLEVPLGEAIIEWVRIDEESRLADTELGDATIWRETGATVIAVQRGRETVPSPDPEFVVESGDTVVALGTRDELAALDRLLGGR, from the coding sequence ATGACACTCTACGAGACCACCATCCCCGGCGTCGGCCGGAAGTTCGAGATCGACTGTGGCACCGAGACGCTCGTCGCCCTCGTCCACCACGACGGGAAACGCGAACTGTTCCGCGACGGCGACGACCGGCACGAACGACTCGCCTCGCTGTCCGACCGCGAGGCACGCCAACTCGGCTCCGTTCTGGCCGGCACCTACTACCAGCCAGTCCAACTGGACGATCTGGAAGTCCCACTCGGCGAGGCGATCATCGAGTGGGTTCGCATCGACGAGGAGTCACGGCTCGCCGACACCGAACTCGGCGACGCGACGATCTGGCGTGAGACCGGCGCGACCGTCATCGCGGTCCAGCGCGGCCGGGAGACCGTCCCGAGTCCCGACCCCGAGTTCGTCGTCGAGTCGGGCGACACCGTCGTCGCCCTCGGCACCCGCGACGAACTGGCCGCACTGGATCGCCTGCTGGGAGGCAGATGA
- a CDS encoding WD40/YVTN/BNR-like repeat-containing protein yields MTSYTRRGLLALTAGATGLAGCLGGSDASQTATDSTTVQQTTTSPTGDGPGTTTPSGNQSVGNDGSDVGPGDWQAVKSPTDGTLHAVVTTREGPFAVGEEGVLLGRCNGVWETVLDSGLEVTGNGLLGADITANGRHVWFAGGSGAVGRYDLAGSTVTDFSAPLGKTSTWEDVAVAGLAGEEWIYLANGSGEVLRGKNTGSEIDWRGVTKPGTGSSISAVEFVGTGTGFLLDGSTNVFQTTDAGKDWRKVGIPVAGNDLLSLAAMDADSVNVGASGGAVFRYNGFTWTELDAGQASVHGLTRDDSQGLATTSEGEVFEFDEGEWHRTAKPVDEGLYDVTFGTTSAPDVAVGSSGRIVERFR; encoded by the coding sequence ATGACAAGCTACACACGACGCGGACTGCTGGCTCTCACCGCCGGGGCGACCGGACTCGCCGGATGCCTCGGCGGGAGCGACGCGAGCCAGACCGCGACCGACTCGACGACAGTACAGCAGACGACCACCTCGCCCACCGGCGACGGTCCCGGCACCACCACGCCCTCCGGCAACCAGTCGGTCGGCAACGACGGCAGCGACGTGGGACCGGGCGACTGGCAGGCCGTGAAATCCCCGACCGACGGGACCCTCCACGCGGTCGTGACGACCCGCGAGGGACCCTTCGCCGTCGGCGAGGAGGGCGTCCTCCTCGGCCGGTGCAACGGGGTCTGGGAGACCGTCCTCGACTCCGGACTGGAAGTCACCGGCAACGGCCTGCTCGGGGCGGACATCACCGCGAACGGACGCCACGTCTGGTTCGCCGGCGGCTCCGGCGCGGTCGGCCGATACGACCTCGCCGGGTCGACCGTCACCGACTTCTCGGCCCCACTCGGGAAGACCTCGACGTGGGAAGACGTGGCGGTCGCCGGACTCGCAGGCGAGGAGTGGATCTACCTCGCGAACGGCTCCGGCGAGGTCCTGCGCGGGAAGAACACCGGGAGCGAGATCGACTGGAGAGGCGTCACGAAACCCGGAACCGGGTCCTCGATCTCGGCGGTCGAGTTCGTCGGCACCGGCACCGGCTTCCTCCTCGACGGGAGCACGAACGTCTTCCAGACGACCGACGCCGGGAAGGATTGGCGCAAGGTCGGTATCCCGGTCGCCGGCAACGACCTGCTCTCGCTGGCCGCGATGGACGCCGACAGCGTCAACGTCGGCGCGTCCGGCGGGGCGGTCTTCCGGTACAACGGCTTCACCTGGACCGAACTCGACGCCGGACAGGCCTCGGTCCACGGACTCACCCGCGACGACAGTCAGGGTCTCGCCACCACGAGCGAGGGCGAGGTCTTCGAGTTCGACGAGGGTGAGTGGCACCGAACCGCCAAGCCGGTCGACGAGGGCCTGTACGACGTCACCTTCGGCACCACCTCCGCCCCGGACGTGGCGGTCGGCAGCAGCGGCCGCATCGTGGAGCGGTTCCGGTAG
- a CDS encoding cbb3-type cytochrome c oxidase subunit I produces the protein MADERDRLHRTFVGLLKRRIRKVLATVAGDAGADKPDGLTRWLTTLDHRDIGLLYLAFGTAAGLLGALDAMMLRTALVTPGADIWGRETYNALFTTHGLTMLFLFATPVLFGLGNYLLPLLVGADDMAFPRLNAMAFWLLVCSGALIRAGLLGEVLGLANVHPAAVGWTLYPPLSIRMPNAEVDLLLLGLHLSGVSTIGAGINFVVTVVAERDVSWANLDILTWTFLTTGGLVMFAFPILGSSVLMLLADRNLGTTFFTVDGGGPILFQHLFWFFGHPEVYILVLPPMGVISYVLPRFAGRRLFGFRYVVYSTLGIGALSFGVWAHHMFATGIDPRLQASFMAVTLAIAVPSAVKTFNWIATMWNGKIRLRVPMLFCVAAVFEFVLGGVTGIFLASIPVDRVLHGTYYVVGHFHLVLVGMSVFAAFAACYYWFPLFTGRWYHRGLARLHFWLSTLSTTAAFGTMLLLGTDGLPRRTATYPTEYAPIHGTITVCALVLGIAQLIWLLNVCYSAVRGDPVRSDDPWDLRRHDLYTREWTALEPREVDDD, from the coding sequence GTGGCGGACGAGCGCGACCGCCTCCACCGGACCTTCGTCGGCCTGCTGAAGCGCCGAATCCGGAAGGTGCTGGCGACCGTGGCGGGGGACGCGGGCGCGGACAAACCCGACGGCCTGACGCGCTGGCTGACGACGCTCGACCACAGAGACATCGGCCTGCTGTACCTCGCTTTCGGCACTGCGGCCGGCCTGCTGGGGGCGCTCGACGCGATGATGCTCCGGACCGCGCTGGTGACGCCCGGTGCGGATATCTGGGGTCGGGAGACGTACAACGCGCTGTTCACGACGCACGGCCTGACGATGCTGTTCCTGTTCGCCACGCCGGTCCTGTTCGGCCTCGGGAACTACCTGCTCCCCCTGTTGGTCGGGGCGGACGACATGGCCTTCCCTCGCCTCAACGCGATGGCCTTCTGGTTGCTCGTCTGCTCGGGCGCGCTCATCCGCGCGGGCCTGCTCGGCGAGGTGCTCGGCCTGGCGAACGTCCACCCGGCCGCAGTCGGGTGGACGCTCTACCCGCCGCTGTCGATCCGGATGCCGAACGCCGAAGTCGATCTCCTGCTGCTCGGTCTGCACCTCTCGGGCGTCTCGACGATAGGGGCCGGGATCAACTTCGTCGTGACCGTCGTCGCAGAACGGGACGTGTCGTGGGCGAACCTCGACATCCTGACGTGGACCTTTCTCACGACCGGCGGCCTGGTGATGTTCGCGTTCCCGATCCTCGGCAGTTCGGTGCTGATGCTGCTGGCGGACCGGAACCTCGGGACGACCTTCTTCACGGTCGACGGCGGCGGGCCGATCCTGTTCCAACACCTGTTCTGGTTCTTCGGCCACCCGGAGGTGTACATCCTCGTGCTCCCGCCGATGGGCGTGATCAGCTACGTCCTGCCGCGATTCGCCGGGCGGCGGCTGTTCGGCTTCCGGTACGTCGTCTACTCGACGCTCGGCATCGGCGCACTCTCCTTCGGCGTCTGGGCACACCACATGTTCGCCACCGGGATCGACCCCCGGTTGCAGGCGTCCTTCATGGCCGTGACGCTGGCCATCGCGGTCCCCTCGGCGGTCAAGACGTTCAACTGGATCGCCACGATGTGGAACGGCAAGATCCGCCTGCGGGTGCCGATGCTGTTCTGTGTCGCGGCGGTCTTCGAGTTCGTCCTCGGCGGCGTCACTGGGATCTTCCTCGCGTCGATCCCGGTGGACCGCGTCCTCCACGGCACCTACTACGTCGTCGGGCACTTCCACCTCGTCCTCGTCGGGATGTCGGTGTTCGCGGCCTTCGCGGCCTGCTACTACTGGTTCCCGCTGTTCACGGGCCGGTGGTACCATCGCGGACTGGCGCGACTCCACTTCTGGCTCTCGACGCTCTCGACGACCGCCGCCTTCGGGACGATGCTCCTGCTCGGCACGGACGGCCTCCCGCGCCGGACCGCGACCTACCCGACCGAGTACGCACCGATCCACGGTACGATCACGGTGTGTGCGCTGGTGCTGGGCATCGCCCAGTTGATCTGGCTCCTCAACGTCTGCTACTCGGCAGTGCGGGGCGATCCTGTGAGGAGCGACGACCCGTGGGATCTGCGGCGACACGACCTCTACACCCGCGAGTGGACCGCGCTCGAACCACGGGAAGTAGACGACGACTGA